A region from the Clostridium beijerinckii genome encodes:
- the ablB gene encoding putative beta-lysine N-acetyltransferase has protein sequence MRTDRCNLINNYYTKIDRTEIYVDYTNKRVKIIDLNNISVQNLKRIIHFSSREHLGKIICNCDSESFEIFVEAGFDLEGKINGYFKGKDAFCMSYFISSDRKICSNFTKKELLIKHCLDIKNTFIHGSDNTKYCIRNANENDIKEMIELFSAVFSTYPSPVYDEKFLKETMNEKVLYKVAVYNEKIIGVASADMDKENLNAEMTDCATYPDYRGKGILSNIIYSLELDLKKKGFITLYSLSRAINPGVNIVLSKHNYNFAGRLVNNCNICGTFEDMNIWVKNIHDNL, from the coding sequence ATGAGAACAGATAGATGTAATTTAATTAATAATTATTATACTAAAATAGACCGTACTGAAATATATGTGGATTATACTAATAAACGTGTAAAAATAATTGATTTAAATAATATATCAGTTCAAAATTTAAAAAGAATAATTCACTTTTCTTCCAGGGAACATTTAGGTAAAATTATTTGTAACTGTGATAGTGAAAGCTTTGAAATTTTTGTTGAAGCTGGATTTGATTTAGAAGGCAAAATTAATGGATATTTTAAAGGAAAAGATGCGTTTTGCATGTCTTATTTTATAAGTAGCGATAGAAAAATTTGCAGTAATTTTACTAAGAAAGAGTTATTAATAAAACATTGTTTGGATATAAAAAATACCTTTATACATGGTAGTGACAATACTAAATATTGTATAAGAAATGCAAATGAAAATGATATAAAAGAAATGATAGAACTATTTTCTGCAGTATTTTCAACATACCCTTCTCCAGTTTATGATGAAAAATTTTTGAAGGAAACTATGAATGAAAAAGTTTTATATAAGGTAGCTGTTTATAATGAAAAAATAATTGGTGTAGCTTCAGCAGATATGGATAAAGAAAACTTAAATGCAGAAATGACTGATTGTGCAACCTATCCAGATTATAGAGGTAAGGGCATATTATCAAATATTATTTATTCTTTAGAATTAGATCTTAAAAAGAAGGGTTTCATTACTTTATATAGTTTATCTAGAGCAATAAATCCTGGTGTTAATATTGTGTTAAGCAAACATAATTATAACTTTGCAGGTAGACTAGTAAATAATTGTAATATATGTGGCACATTTGAGGATATGAATATTTGGGTGAAAAATATTCATGATAACTTATAG
- a CDS encoding H(+)/Cl(-) exchange transporter ClcA: protein MEVKNKHNTYNTLFHWHSFRLKLVFEGIGVGIITGLLIVMYRYALEKAGILLSNIYKIISIKPILILPWIVALIIIGYIVGLMIKHEPMISGSGIPQVEGVLLRKLDMTWWRVILGKFFGGILSIGSGLSLGREGPSVQLGAAVGQGFSRVFKRVKIEEKYLITSGASAGLAAAFNAPLAGVMFALEEVHKNFSPLVLLSALSAALSADFIASGFFGLKPVFTLGNLTTLPLNLYFYIILLGGILGILGVVFNKSLLKTQNLYVAQKWLPKEMRIIMPLLISVVIGILLPQVLGGGHELITSLITNNFSLTILVIIVIVKFLFTMASFGSGAPGGIFLPLLAIGALIGNIYGVALVNFVHFDSMYINNFIILAMAGYFAAVVRSPITGTILITEMTGTFSHLLSLAIVSIVAYIVADVLGSKPIYEALLEKILHNQGEKISIGNKKNKSILEFAVCMGSDLDGKQIKEVKWPSRCLLVAVKRGENEIIPKGDTVIFPGDYLIVLTNEDRVSRINDALTIMTGSCEILI, encoded by the coding sequence ATGGAAGTCAAAAACAAACACAATACCTATAATACATTATTTCACTGGCATAGCTTTAGGTTAAAGCTTGTGTTTGAAGGAATAGGTGTAGGTATTATTACTGGTTTATTAATCGTAATGTATCGATATGCACTTGAAAAGGCAGGAATTCTATTAAGTAATATTTATAAAATAATATCTATAAAACCCATACTTATTCTACCTTGGATTGTAGCATTAATAATTATAGGATATATTGTAGGGCTGATGATTAAACATGAGCCTATGATTAGTGGAAGTGGAATTCCCCAAGTTGAAGGAGTTCTGCTCAGAAAACTTGATATGACTTGGTGGAGAGTTATACTGGGAAAATTTTTTGGAGGAATTCTTTCAATAGGTTCAGGTCTTTCACTAGGTAGAGAAGGCCCATCAGTTCAATTGGGTGCAGCAGTTGGACAAGGATTTAGTAGAGTATTTAAAAGAGTTAAAATTGAAGAAAAATACCTTATTACAAGTGGTGCAAGTGCAGGACTTGCTGCTGCCTTTAACGCGCCTTTAGCTGGAGTAATGTTTGCATTAGAGGAAGTTCACAAAAACTTTTCACCATTAGTTTTACTTTCAGCATTATCTGCAGCATTATCAGCTGATTTTATAGCTAGTGGTTTCTTTGGATTAAAACCAGTTTTTACTCTTGGAAATCTAACTACATTACCACTTAATTTATACTTTTATATAATTTTGTTAGGGGGTATTTTAGGTATCCTAGGAGTAGTTTTTAATAAAAGTCTTTTAAAAACTCAAAATCTATATGTAGCTCAAAAATGGCTACCAAAAGAAATGAGAATAATAATGCCTTTGTTAATTTCAGTTGTTATTGGAATTTTATTACCACAAGTTTTAGGTGGAGGACATGAACTTATAACTTCATTAATTACAAACAATTTCTCATTGACAATTTTAGTGATTATAGTTATTGTAAAATTTCTATTCACTATGGCAAGCTTTGGATCTGGGGCACCAGGGGGAATATTTCTTCCACTACTTGCCATTGGGGCTTTAATAGGAAATATTTATGGAGTAGCACTTGTGAATTTCGTACATTTTGACAGTATGTATATTAATAACTTTATAATACTTGCAATGGCAGGATATTTTGCAGCTGTAGTTAGATCACCAATAACTGGAACAATTCTAATTACTGAAATGACAGGTACATTTAGTCATTTGCTTTCCTTAGCGATTGTATCTATAGTTGCATATATAGTAGCAGATGTCTTAGGATCAAAACCTATTTATGAAGCATTACTTGAAAAGATTTTACATAATCAAGGAGAAAAAATATCTATTGGCAATAAGAAAAATAAGTCTATATTAGAGTTTGCAGTTTGTATGGGGTCGGATTTAGATGGAAAGCAAATTAAAGAAGTTAAATGGCCATCCCGTTGCTTATTAGTAGCTGTTAAGCGAGGAGAAAATGAAATAATTCCAAAAGGAGACACTGTTATTTTTCCAGGTGATTATTTGATTGTACTCACTAATGAGGATAGGGTATCAAGAATAAATGATGCATTAACAATAATGACAGGAAGCTGTGAGATATTAATATAA
- a CDS encoding DUF421 domain-containing protein → MQLNWIWQSILIFFVGTFILRLGGRKSISQMTISQTVVMIGLGSLLVQPITGNGLLITFLAALLLSILMVIMEHLEVKVDFLETLFSGKAVIVIENGEPNIKNMRKLRLTIDRLETRLRQAGISSIADVKYATLEVSGQLGYELKDNKKPLTKEDFKTLITEISQMKNIIESNLKPQNNKSEENNIFQEIKNKKFEGNKNEP, encoded by the coding sequence ATGCAACTTAACTGGATTTGGCAATCAATACTTATTTTTTTTGTTGGGACATTTATTTTGAGATTAGGTGGAAGAAAATCTATTTCTCAAATGACCATATCACAGACTGTAGTTATGATAGGCTTAGGTTCGCTTCTAGTTCAGCCCATAACTGGAAATGGATTGTTAATTACTTTTCTAGCAGCTCTTTTATTATCAATCCTAATGGTGATCATGGAGCATTTAGAGGTTAAAGTAGATTTTTTAGAAACCTTATTTTCGGGTAAAGCAGTTATTGTCATTGAAAATGGTGAACCTAATATTAAAAATATGAGAAAATTAAGATTAACTATTGATAGGCTTGAGACACGTTTGAGGCAAGCTGGAATCTCTTCAATAGCTGACGTCAAATATGCAACACTAGAAGTTAGCGGTCAATTAGGATATGAATTAAAGGACAATAAGAAACCCTTAACAAAGGAAGACTTTAAAACTCTAATAACTGAAATATCACAAATGAAAAATATAATTGAATCTAATTTAAAACCTCAGAATAATAAAAGTGAAGAAAATAATATCTTTCAAGAAATAAAAAATAAAAAATTTGAAGGTAATAAAAATGAACCTTAA